A genomic segment from Ciona intestinalis chromosome 10, KH, whole genome shotgun sequence encodes:
- the LOC100184566 gene encoding ninjurin-1 isoform X3: protein MVDKLEDAKEETSKVDVDIDITADDTKEKPTNGTTELPAEKQNNTVKKMPKKPAPPIPKKMFNYDRYATVKSAGIGLLTITLIVDASVRLRKVVEMGADGKWYLPMLILISVLLGLLALEGILLVFLSTQNIQNPRKQGCLQRLNITCTIFAGIITIISVIVLNIMADSGLYVGIPNPVSNGTVSIPTTPPGK, encoded by the exons ATGGTTGACAAACTAGAAGACGCGAAAGAGGAAACGAGTAAAGTGGACGTTGATATTGACATCACAGCAGATGATACAAAGGAGAAACCGACCAACGGGACTACAGAACTGCCAGCAGAAAAACAGAACAATACGGTGAAGAAGATGCCAAAAAAACCTGCACCACCGATCCCGAAAAAG ATGTTCAACTACGATAGATACGCAACGGTGAAGTCAGCTGGCATCGGGCTACTCACCATTACTCTCATAGTGGACGCCTCTGTTCGGCTCCGGAAAGTAGTGGAAATG GGCGCGGACGGAAAATGGTATTTACCGATGCTTATTCTTATATCTGTCCTGCTTGGGTTGTTGGCGCTTGAAGGAATTCTGCTCGTATTTCTAA GCACACAAAACATCCAGAACCCAAGAAAGCAAGGCTGTCTACAAAGACTCAACATCACGTGCACGATATTCGCCGGTATCATCACAATCATCAGTGTTATAGTATTGAACATAATGGCCGACAGCGGACTGTACGTCGGGATACCAAACCCGGTGTCTAACGGAAC AGTTTCGATACCAACAACGCCACCTGGCAAGTGA
- the LOC100184566 gene encoding uncharacterized protein LOC100184566 isoform X1 — protein sequence MVDKLEDAKEETSKVDVDIDITADDTKEKPTNGTTELPAEKQNNTVKKMPKKPAPPIPKKGYNVATENGRGRIVSEMYTNQQAKQPEHQLAQLQPMVNNTNVSQMFNYDRYATVKSAGIGLLTITLIVDASVRLRKVVEMGADGKWYLPMLILISVLLGLLALEGILLVFLSTQNIQNPRKQGCLQRLNITCTIFAGIITIISVIVLNIMADSGLYVGIPNPVSNGTVSIPTTPPGK from the exons ATGGTTGACAAACTAGAAGACGCGAAAGAGGAAACGAGTAAAGTGGACGTTGATATTGACATCACAGCAGATGATACAAAGGAGAAACCGACCAACGGGACTACAGAACTGCCAGCAGAAAAACAGAACAATACGGTGAAGAAGATGCCAAAAAAACCTGCACCACCGATCCCGAAAAAG GGTTATAACGTAGCTACAGAAAACGGCAGGGGACGAATCGTTAGCGAGATGTATACGAACCAACAGGCAAAACAGCCTGAACACCAACTCGCACAGTTACAGCCTATGGTGAATAATACTAACGTATCACAGATGTTCAACTACGATAGATACGCAACGGTGAAGTCAGCTGGCATCGGGCTACTCACCATTACTCTCATAGTGGACGCCTCTGTTCGGCTCCGGAAAGTAGTGGAAATG GGCGCGGACGGAAAATGGTATTTACCGATGCTTATTCTTATATCTGTCCTGCTTGGGTTGTTGGCGCTTGAAGGAATTCTGCTCGTATTTCTAA GCACACAAAACATCCAGAACCCAAGAAAGCAAGGCTGTCTACAAAGACTCAACATCACGTGCACGATATTCGCCGGTATCATCACAATCATCAGTGTTATAGTATTGAACATAATGGCCGACAGCGGACTGTACGTCGGGATACCAAACCCGGTGTCTAACGGAAC AGTTTCGATACCAACAACGCCACCTGGCAAGTGA
- the LOC100184566 gene encoding uncharacterized protein LOC100184566 isoform X2 — protein MVDKLEDAKEETSKVDVDIDITADDTKEKPTNGTTELPAEKQNNTVKKMPKKPAPPIPKKGYNVATENGRGRIVSEMYTNQQAKQPEHQLAQLQPMVNNTNVSQMFNYDRYATVKSAGIGLLTITLIVDASVRLRKVVEMGADGKWYLPMLILISVLLGLLALEGILLVFLSTQNIQNPRKQGCLQRLNITCTIFAGIITIISVIVLNIMADSGLYVGIPNPVSNGT, from the exons ATGGTTGACAAACTAGAAGACGCGAAAGAGGAAACGAGTAAAGTGGACGTTGATATTGACATCACAGCAGATGATACAAAGGAGAAACCGACCAACGGGACTACAGAACTGCCAGCAGAAAAACAGAACAATACGGTGAAGAAGATGCCAAAAAAACCTGCACCACCGATCCCGAAAAAG GGTTATAACGTAGCTACAGAAAACGGCAGGGGACGAATCGTTAGCGAGATGTATACGAACCAACAGGCAAAACAGCCTGAACACCAACTCGCACAGTTACAGCCTATGGTGAATAATACTAACGTATCACAGATGTTCAACTACGATAGATACGCAACGGTGAAGTCAGCTGGCATCGGGCTACTCACCATTACTCTCATAGTGGACGCCTCTGTTCGGCTCCGGAAAGTAGTGGAAATG GGCGCGGACGGAAAATGGTATTTACCGATGCTTATTCTTATATCTGTCCTGCTTGGGTTGTTGGCGCTTGAAGGAATTCTGCTCGTATTTCTAA GCACACAAAACATCCAGAACCCAAGAAAGCAAGGCTGTCTACAAAGACTCAACATCACGTGCACGATATTCGCCGGTATCATCACAATCATCAGTGTTATAGTATTGAACATAATGGCCGACAGCGGACTGTACGTCGGGATACCAAACCCGGTGTCTAACGGAACGTAA